In Ignavibacteriales bacterium, the following proteins share a genomic window:
- a CDS encoding lmo0937 family membrane protein, which translates to MLFTIAVILIVLWLLGLVTSYTMGGLIHILLVIAIVVVLLRVIRGRNVVDGTKN; encoded by the coding sequence ATGCTATTTACTATTGCTGTTATTCTTATCGTGTTATGGCTTCTTGGATTAGTCACTTCATATACGATGGGTGGTTTAATTCACATTCTTCTTGTTATCGCCATTGTGGTTGTTTTGCTAAGAGTCATTCGCGGACGAAATGTAGTGGACGGGACAAAGAATTGA
- a CDS encoding lmo0937 family membrane protein, translated as MLYTIAVILVILWLLGIVSSYTMGGFIHVLLVIAIVVILVNVMRGRKPA; from the coding sequence ATGCTATATACCATCGCTGTTATTCTAGTCATATTGTGGCTGCTGGGAATAGTCTCTTCTTACACAATGGGTGGGTTCATTCACGTTCTTCTGGTGATCGCCATTGTGGTTATCTTGGTCAATGTTATGAGAGGGCGAAAACCCGCGTGA
- a CDS encoding aldehyde dehydrogenase family protein: protein MPQQFQNFINGKWVEAKSGKTFENRNPANWNDVIGIFPKSGKEDVNEAVSAARIAFEKWRLIPAPARGDMLRKIGDLLVKYKEEIAREMTREMGKVLTETRGDVQEGIDTAYYAATEGRRLFGHTVPSELPDKFAMAIRVPVGVAGIITPWNFPMAIPTWGIFPALLSGNTVVFKPASDTPKTASRLVEIMIEAGIPKGVINLVYGSGRDVGTAIVTHPDVDLILFTGSTEIGKQILRDGSATLKRVSLELGGKNAQIVMDDADLDLALDGILWGAFGTTGQRCTATSRLILHEKIYDKFLTMLVDRTQKLRLGDGLLQTSDVGPCINEGQRKIVQSYVEIGMNEGAKLLCGGRIAAHGDLAKGWFFEPTIFDGVLPSMRIAREEIFGPVLSVIRTHSLEDAIMILNDSLYGLSSSIYTRDVNKAFVAIRDIKAGITYINVPTIGAEAHLPFGGVKQTGNGHREGGWAVYDFFTEWKSVYIDYSGRLQRAQIDNYSSES, encoded by the coding sequence ATGCCGCAGCAATTTCAAAATTTTATTAATGGGAAATGGGTTGAAGCAAAGTCAGGCAAGACTTTTGAAAACAGAAATCCGGCAAATTGGAATGATGTTATCGGTATATTTCCAAAGTCGGGGAAAGAAGATGTTAACGAGGCGGTCAGCGCTGCACGAATCGCCTTTGAGAAATGGCGCTTAATTCCTGCTCCCGCACGCGGCGACATGTTGCGGAAGATCGGTGATCTTCTGGTAAAGTATAAAGAAGAGATCGCCCGCGAAATGACACGGGAAATGGGCAAAGTGCTTACTGAAACCCGCGGCGATGTTCAAGAAGGCATTGACACTGCGTACTATGCAGCGACGGAAGGTCGTCGCCTTTTCGGCCACACCGTTCCTTCTGAACTTCCGGATAAATTTGCAATGGCAATTCGTGTTCCAGTCGGAGTGGCGGGAATCATTACACCGTGGAATTTTCCTATGGCAATTCCAACGTGGGGAATTTTCCCTGCACTGCTTTCCGGTAATACTGTCGTTTTCAAACCGGCAAGCGATACACCGAAAACAGCATCTCGCCTCGTTGAAATCATGATAGAAGCAGGCATACCGAAAGGCGTCATTAATCTTGTGTACGGCAGCGGCAGGGATGTTGGAACTGCGATCGTCACTCACCCGGACGTCGATCTGATACTGTTTACCGGCTCGACAGAAATCGGCAAACAAATTTTGCGCGATGGGAGTGCTACGCTCAAACGGGTTTCACTGGAACTCGGAGGCAAAAACGCACAAATTGTTATGGACGATGCTGATCTTGACCTGGCTCTCGACGGCATTCTCTGGGGCGCTTTCGGTACAACAGGCCAGCGATGCACAGCAACTAGCAGGCTTATTCTCCATGAAAAAATCTATGATAAATTTTTGACCATGCTTGTTGACCGGACTCAAAAGCTGCGTTTAGGCGATGGCCTTCTTCAAACTTCGGATGTAGGACCATGCATTAATGAAGGCCAGCGGAAAATTGTACAGTCATACGTGGAGATCGGAATGAACGAAGGTGCAAAGCTTCTTTGCGGGGGAAGAATTGCCGCACATGGAGACTTAGCAAAGGGCTGGTTCTTTGAACCGACAATATTTGACGGTGTCCTCCCTTCTATGCGCATAGCCCGGGAAGAAATATTTGGTCCGGTGCTTTCCGTTATTCGTACACATTCCTTAGAAGATGCAATCATGATATTGAATGATTCGCTCTACGGCTTGTCATCTTCAATCTATACGCGTGATGTGAATAAAGCATTCGTTGCCATCCGCGATATCAAAGCAGGCATCACATATATTAATGTCCCGACCATCGGTGCCGAAGCCCATCTCCCGTTTGGCGGAGTCAAGCAAACCGGCAATGGCCATCGCGAAGGCGGGTGGGCAGTGTACGATTTCTTTACGGAATGGAAATCGGTCTATATCGATTACAGCGGCCGTTTGCAGCGTGCACAAATCGATAATTATTCGTCCGAATCATGA